In Bdellovibrionales bacterium, the following proteins share a genomic window:
- a CDS encoding YheU family protein, with product MFDLKSDEIPIEIQLEQLSDEAIAGIIENFILREGTDYGSVEVSFERKSEQIRQQIDCGEIKIVFVQDSETINLLTNREFKLLISSNGPKLTS from the coding sequence ATGTTTGATTTAAAAAGTGATGAAATTCCTATCGAGATTCAGCTTGAACAGCTTTCTGATGAGGCTATCGCGGGAATTATCGAAAATTTTATCTTGCGCGAGGGAACTGACTACGGATCTGTCGAAGTGTCCTTTGAAAGAAAATCAGAGCAAATTCGCCAACAAATTGATTGTGGGGAAATAAAGATTGTTTTTGTTCAGGACTCAGAGACTATAAATTTACTGACAAATCGCGAATTCAAATTACTCATCAGTTCAAATGGACCAAAATTAACTTCTTGA